TTTTATCTTGGTTGTAATATCGCCAGCTTTAACATGAGCAAGTCTCAGGCAGTGCATGATAAGCTTCTGAAGCACTCCCTGTCCTCCAGCTTTTTGAATGGCACAAACATCACCATTTGCATTAACTGTGGCAGTCATACGTCCAGTCATTACAGACTCTTCCTGGTATGTCGGATCCATAATCTAGAGAGCAACATATAAAATCAGAAAGGACCCTCACCTCACCTCACATTCGAACAACCCTCAAGAAAATCATGCATTAGTTTAAGAGAGAAATCTAAGAATCTGTACCACAAGATATTCATCACTGAAAAATCCAAAGGTAACTGCAATAGGAAGATGATGTATAATCAACGGGAGCGGATCGCGCACCTGAGATTCAATTCATACAAAACAGTCATGGAAGATAAATAGGAAACAAGCATAAAAACAGTGTTATTAAATTGATGAAAGCTAACCTCAGGAGGATGCACCACAACTTTCTGACCATCTTCTCCCCCTAATGAACATTCAGGCCTTCGGAATGTCGACAGAGAAGCCAAAGCAGCAACATTTGCAGCATCAACAAGATTTCTAATACACAAAATCATCATAATTAACCTTAGTCTAGATAAAGCAAACTAACGGCAAGTTCAACTTACATCAGCATTGAGTTCAACGAAAATTCAAACACACTAAGCGGAGCTGAAAACTGAGACTCACCCTGCATTGTCCAGTATATGGATATCAATCCGAACAGCCCAAACAAGCTGGCCAGAAAGAACACATAGCGATTCAGTGTCAACAGCTCTGCTTTCTCTCAAACCACGATCAATAACGCGGCCTAACTCAACGGCAGACTCTCCGGGACGGCCAGGCTCGAAGGAAGGATCAGCCATGGGAGAGAACTCAGTGAAGATAGAAAGCGAGCCTTCATTGGGTCTATCTCTGTAAGGCTGAACAAGCTGAGCAGTGACGAAACTCATCACGCGTGTTTCCCCCAATTGCACCATGGCTGAGCCATCATCCTTCCCGAACTTGATGGTGAGTCTGCGATACTCCAAGGGGCCGCGACCGTCGACTCGGAGCTCCGATAGCAGCGCGGTTTCGATGAATTTCTTCTCGTTAACTGTCATTCGCCAACTGTTAGCTAGCCTCTGCTCCATGCTTCTCTGTATGGCGGCGTGGTCGCGGCGAGGGGCGAGTGCTCCGGCGAGAACTGTGAAGCTGATAGTGCTTGagggttgttttttttttttttttgggtgaaGAAGTGAaacaacaaaattgaagaagacgAGGCAGAGGAACTAGGTCACAAACATACAGACAGAAATGATGGGCCAGGCTTGGGCTGAGCCAGTACTTGGGCCGGTGCAGCTTTGTCTTTTATATTGGCCCAATTTGTCTTCTATATCATATCATGTTTTAGCAGATTGTTTCAGTTGAGTGTGCATGTTtgctcttaatttttttatgtatttgTGCATTGCGAATAACACTCTTAGAGAGTTTTCTCTCATGTTCTAAGTGCCGTTTGACAAACCTTTGAGTTTTAATTCCATAcatttttgacaaaaaaaaa
This is a stretch of genomic DNA from Lotus japonicus ecotype B-129 chromosome 1, LjGifu_v1.2. It encodes these proteins:
- the LOC130730847 gene encoding exosome complex component RRP45A-like isoform X1, coding for MEQRLANSWRMTVNEKKFIETALLSELRVDGRGPLEYRRLTIKFGKDDGSAMVQLGETRVMSFVTAQLVQPYRDRPNEGSLSIFTEFSPMADPSFEPGRPGESAVELGRVIDRGLRESRAVDTESLCVLSGQLVWAVRIDIHILDNAGNLVDAANVAALASLSTFRRPECSLGGEDGQKVVVHPPEVRDPLPLIIHHLPIAVTFGFFSDEYLVIMDPTYQEESVMTGRMTATVNANGDVCAIQKAGGQGVLQKLIMHCLRLAHVKAGDITTKIKEAVEKHNTERALRKIKRHSSVSVDVCGTTARLGEKQNPLDGDKDGSCLDQLKLKDEGNFMECEATPSGHVQSSQGDGVSKNFTGGPSSWDPYSECVNSDLLKASLASRAGPSGNVKQKDSGSAPKPEEAPQEIKKDSSPIDTALAAEQNNEGKTLKDAVKPKNRRKKRAPTNSGN
- the LOC130730847 gene encoding exosome complex component RRP45A-like isoform X2; this encodes MEQRLANSWRMTVNEKKFIETALLSELRVDGRGPLEYRRLTIKFGKDDGSAMVQLGETRVMSFVTAQLVQPYRDRPNEGSLSIFTEFSPMADPSFEPGRPGESAVELGRVIDRGLRESRAVDTESLCVLSGQLVWAVRIDIHILDNAGNLVDAANVAALASLSTFRRPECSLGGEDGQKVVVHPPEVRDPLPLIIHHLPIAVTFGFFSDEYLVIMDPTYQEESVMTGRMTATVNANGDVCAIQKAGGQGVLQKLIMHCLRLAHVKAGDITTKIKEAVEKHNTERALRKIKRHSSVSVDVCGTTARLGEKQNPLDGDKDGSCLDQLKLKDEGNFMECEATPSGHVQSSQGDGVSKNFTGGPSSWDPYSECVNSDLLKASLASRGPSGNVKQKDSGSAPKPEEAPQEIKKDSSPIDTALAAEQNNEGKTLKDAVKPKNRRKKRAPTNSGN